The Streptomyces sp. NBC_00306 sequence GGTCCGCACGGAACGGGCTGTCGAGCGCCGCCCACGGGACGAGCGCCGACGCCGTCAACCGTTCCGCTCGCAGAAGGACCTTCGATGCTCTTTCCCACCTCAGGCGTGCCCGCACGCACCCGCGTGCCCGGCCCGCAGATCCGGCGGCTGGAGCGGACGCTCCTCGTGTCCGCCGGCTTCGAGGATCTGATCCTGCTCTACCCGGTCTACGCACTGCTCTTCGCCGAACACGGCCTGAGCACCGCCGAGATCTCTTCCCTCTTCGCCATCTGGTCGCTGACCGGACTGCTGCTCGAAGTACCTTCGGGTGTGTGGGCCGACGTGGTCTCACGCCGTCTGCTGCTGATCATCGGGCCGCTGCTGTCGGCTGCCGGCTTCGCCCTGTGGGTCGTGGCCCCGTCATACGGGGCCTTCGCCGTCGGCTTCGTTCTCTGGGGCACCGGCGGTGCGCTGCGTTCCGGAGCGCAGGAGGCCCTCGCCTATGAGGAGCTCGACCGGCTCGGTGCCGCGTCGCGCTATGTCGGGCTCATGGGCCGCGCGGGGGCGGTGAGCATGGCCGCCACGGCGGTGGCCACCGCGGCAGCGGGCCCGCTGTTCGCCCTCGGCGGCTACGCGGCGCTGGGCACGGCCAGTGTCGTGGCGTGTGTGCTGTGCGCCGGTGCCGCGGCCCTTCTGCCCGAGCACCGGTCGGACGACTCGGCGGGGCAGGACGACGACGCCCCGGACGGCGGTTACGCGGCGACGCTCAGGACCGGTCTGGCCGAGGTCCGCGGGAGCAAGGCCGTACGCAACGCTCTGCTGATGGCGATCCTCCTGACCACGGTGTGGGGTGCGCTGGACGAGTATGTGCCGCTGCTGGCCATGGAGACGGGGGCATCGACGCGGGACGTGCCCTTTCTCGTCCTGGCCGTCTGGGTCGGTGTGACACTCGGCAGCCTGCTGGCCGCGCGCGCCGAACGTCTGGCGGTGCGCACGACGGGCGCGGCCGTCGCGGTCGCCGGACTGGTCATGGCGGTGGGCGCGCTGTCCGGCAGCCCGTACGGCTTCCTGCTTCTCGCGTCGGCCTTTCTGGTGTTCCAGATGGCCGACGCCCGGTTGCAGGCGGCCATCACCGGGCCGAGCCGGGCGACCGTGACATCGCTGGCGGGTCTGGGCACCAGTGTGTCGACGCTGCTGATGTACGCGGCTTACGGCACGGCGTCCCAATACACCGGTCACGGCGCGTTGTTCGCGCTGTTCGCCGTGCCGTACGTCGTGGTTGCGTTCGCGATGGCGCGATCGGTGAGGTGAGGGCGACCACGACGGTGCACGGCTTCGCGAACGACGGCCGGACGTGCGGTGTTTACCGCCGGAAACCCCCGCACGACCTGCCCCGTTCCTACTGTGCCGAGGTACAGTAAGCGCGCCACCCATGGACGAAGGCGAGCCCGGCCGGGGGGCCGGGCCGCCGGGGGTGCGGGCGTTCGTGGTGGTCCATCGACGAGCCGCAGCGCCGGTGGGTGCGAGGGTGTCTGCCCAGGGCTGTGCAAGCATGGTGACACCGACCGCGTCCTCCCGTCCGAGGACGCCCGTCCCCCGGGGTACCGCCGTGACCAAGCCCGCCGCCCGCGAGCCGCAACGAAGCAATTCCCGCTCGAACCGGGCGCGGATCCTGGCCGTCGCACGCCGCGAGTTGGCGTTCAACCCGGACACCACCCTCGAGGAGATCGCCCGGGCCGCGGGGGTCGTACGACGTACCGTCTACGGTCACTTCGCCGGCCGCACCGCACTGCTCGACGCCCTCGCCGACGAGGCGGCGGGCGTGCTGCGGACCGCGGTCGACGTCGCGACCGCTCCGTCCGAGGACCCCGAGCGGGCCTTCGCGCGTTTCCTCCTGACCATGTGGCCCATCGGCGACCGCTATCGCATGCTGCTCTCGCTCGCACGACGCGATCTCGGCATGGAACGCGTGACCGACGTACTGGCGCCCGCGCGCCGGGAAGTGACCGGCATCCTCGACCGGGGCCAGGCCGCGGGCACCTTCCACGCCCATGTTCCGCCGGACGTCCTCAGCGCCGCGCTCGAAGCCCTGACGCTGTCCCTGCTGGAGAGCCTCAACACGCAGGCCTGGAAGGACAACGCGGAAGCCACCGCGGTCACCACGCTGATCGCCGCCGGTGTGCCGACGGAGCGGGCCGAGACCGTGGTGCGTGAACTGGCGGAGTCGATCGACGTCGTCATCGAGCCCGACGACACTCTCTGATCCCCCACCCCCAGCAGGGCAGGTCCACCCACGCCGCTCGGGGCCTTTTCACCCACCCCCCTCGGGGCCTTTTCACCGACGCCGCACGGCTGCGACCAGCCGCGCTTCGGCGTGGGCAGCATCGTCCACACCCCGCTCCGGCACAGGTGCGCCACCTTGCCCCGGCACCGGCGCGCCACCTCCCCCGGGCAGCCCATTTGCACACGCCTGTGCAAGTAACTAGTCTGCACATGAGCGTGCAAATAACTGTGCTCCCCCCATCCCCTCCCTCGAAAGACCAGACGATGCCTCTCCTCGCGAAGACGCCGGTCGACAGGATGGACACGCCCTATGCGCGGCGCTGGTGGGCGCTGCTGGTGCTGTGTCTCAGCCTGCTGATCATCGTGATGGCCAACACGTCACTGATCGTCGCGGCCCCGGACATGACCCGTGACCTGGGCCTGAGCAGCAGTGATCTGCAATGGGTGATCGACGGCTACACCGTGCCGTATGCGGCGCTGATGCTGGTCCTCGGCGCGATAGGCGACAAGTACAGCCGCCGGGGTGCCCTCGTCGTCGGTCTGCTGATCTTCGGCGCGGGATCGGTCATGGGAAGCCTCGTCGACGAGACCGGGCTGGTCATCGCCGCCCGCGGGATCATGGGTGTGGGGGCCGCCGTGATCATGCCGGCCACGCTGTCCCTGCTCGTGGCGACGTTCCCCCGCAAGGAGCGAGGCCGCGCCATCACCGCCTGGACCGCCACATCGGGCCTCGCCATCGCGGTCGGCCCCCTGGTCGCCGGCTGGCTGCTGGAGAACCACGCCTGGGGCTCCACCTTCCTCATCAACGTCCCCATCGTGGTCCTCACCCTCGTCGGAGCCCTGACGCTGATCCCGCCGTCGAAGGCGGAGGGCATGGGACGGCTCGACTTCGGCGGCGGACTGCTGTCCATCGTCTCGATCGCCGCACTCGTCTACGCGATCATCGAAGGCCCCCACTTCGGCTGGGGCACCGGTCCCGTCGCCGCCGCGGTGGTCGCCGCCGTGGGCCTGCTGCTCTTCGTCCTGTGGGAGCTGCGTCATCCGCAGCCCATGCTGGACGTACGCAAGTTCAGGATCCGTTCCTTCAGCGGCTCCATGCTCGCCGTGCTGTTCTTCTTCTTCGGCACCTTCGGCTCGATCTACTACGCCACGCAGCACCTGCAGTTCGTGCTCGGCTACGGAGCGCTGGACACCGGCGTACGTCTTCTGCCGCTCGCCGGCGCGGTGTTCGTGGGTGCCGCTCTCACCGGACGCCTCACGCCCAAGCTGGGCATGAAGACAACGGTGGTGGCCGGCATGGTCATCGGCACCGTCGGCGTCCTTCTGCTGACGCTGATCGACACCGACTCCACATACACGGACTTCGTCGGGCCCCTGGTGCTGCTGGGAGTGGCGATCGGGCTGAGCGTGTCCCCCGCGACCGACACCATCATGTCGACGTTCCCGGAGAACGAACTGGGCGTCGGCGGCGGCGCCAACGACACCGCACTCGAACTCGGCGGATCACTGGGAATCGCCGTCCTCGGCTCGCTGCTCGGGACCACCTACCGCAGCGAGCTGACCGACCTGGTCGGCAGTCGGCTGCCCGCCGCGGCCCTCGACACCGCGACGGACTCCGTCGGCGGAGGCCTCGCCGTCGCCGAGCGCCTGGCCCAGGACCCTGCCGTCGGGCCCCAGCAGGCACAGGCGCTCCTCGACGCCGTCCACCAGGCGTTCGCCCAAGCCGTGTCGAGCACCAGCCTGGTCGGAGGCATCACGATGGGCGCGGGCACGCTGCTCGTGCTGTTCGTCCTGCCGGGCCGTAGGCGGCGGAAAGCCTCCGCGGAGGAGGCGGCGGCCAAGACGCCGGAGCAGGAGACCACGACGGTCGGCTGAACCGTCCGGCGGTGAGACGGACCGTGGCCGGGCTCCGGAGTTCAGGGGCGTCCGTCGGGGTTCCGGAGTTCAGGGGGCGTCGGGGTTCCGGGGAGAGGCAGTTCACTCCCCGGAACCCCGACGGTCGCGGTCGCTGCCCCTCGACCGCGCTCCCTTCCCGGCCGGGCTCCAGAAGCGACGCCGGTCCGGCGGTGGGAGAATCGATCACGGGGGCAGCGCCCGCTGGAGGACCGTGGATCTGGAAAGCGTGACCGACGAGCTGTACCAGCTGCTGCCCCAGGACTTCACGGCCGCGCGCAATGAGCGCGCGGCCCGGGCCCGCACAGCGGGAGACCGCGAACTGGCCGCACAGATCAAGGATCTGCGGCGTCCGACGCTGTCGGCCTGGGCCTGCAACCTTCTCGTACGGCAGCAGCCGGAGAAGGTGCAGCCGTTGATCAGCCTGGGGGAAGGGCTGCGCCAGGCCCATCAGCAGCTCGACGGTGGGCAGCTGAGGGAGCTCGGCCGGCAGCAGCACGCTCTCGTGGGTGCGCTGGCCCGGGAAGCGCGGAAGCTGGCGGAGGCGGCCGGCCAGTCGGTCGGCGAGGCGGCGCAGCGCGAGATCGAGGACACGCTGCATGCCGTGCTCGCCGATCCTCGGGCTGCCGAGGAATGGGCAGCGGGACGTCTGGCCAGGCCGCTGAGCGCGGCCGTGGGTTTTGCCGGGGCAGTGCAGACCACGGTGCCTCCCCGGGAGAAACCGGCCACGCCGCCGGGCCGCCCGGCGAAGCCCGAGAAGCGGACACAGTCCCGTACGCAGACGCGGTCGCGGGCCGAGGAGCGGGAACAGCGCAAGCAGGTCGACCGGGCCCGGAAGGCGGCCGAGACCGCCGAAGCCGCGGAAGAGAAGGCGCGTGCCCTGGAGGCGGAGCAGCGGGAGGCCGAGTCGGAGAGGGATCGGGCGGACAGTGCGCGGGACGAGGCCGAGGAAAGGGTGTCGGAACTGGCCCGGGAACTCAAGGCCGCCCAGCGGAAGCAGAAGGACGCCCGCGCGGAGGCACGGACCGCGCGCGACACCGCGAAGGCGGCCGAGCATGCCGCGAAGTCGGCGCGCCGCGAGGCGTCGGCGGCGAGAAAAGCGGCCGAACGGCCGGCGGCGCAGACCCCCGAATGAGCCCCGGTGCGGCCGCCGGTGACCGCGCGCGCCGCTTCCCGAGCCGCCACCGACCAGGTGCCGACCGCCTCCGGGTTCCGCCAACGACCCCGGCTCCGGCCGGCCCCCGGCGGTCGACGGGCCCGGATCGCCGCCCGACCTGGGATGGCGCCCGTGGGAGTCTGCTGAAAATGCGTCGACAGACGGCCGCAGCACAGAGATAGCATCCGTCGCCGTGACGACCTCGAACGACGACAGCATCCGCCCCTTCCGTATCGACATCCCGCAGAGCGAGCTCGACGACCTGCACGAACGTCTGGACCGCACCCGCTGGCCGGACGAACTGCCCGGGGCAGGCTGGGACTACGGAGTCCCGCTCGGTCACTTGCGGGAGCTCGTCAGGTACTGGCGGCACGAGTACGACTGGCGGGCGGCGGAGGCCGCACTCAACGCATGGCCGCAGTTCACCACGACGGTCGACGGGGCGACCATCCACTTCGCCCATCTCCGGTCCCCGGAGCCGGACGCGACACCCCTGATCGTCACGCACGGCTGGCCGGGCTCCGTCGTGGAGTTCGCCGCCGTCGCCGGCCCGTTGACCGATCCGCGGGCGCACGGAGGCGACCCGGCCGACGCCTTCCACCTGGTGATGCCCAGCATCCCCGGCTTCGGACTGTCCGGGCCGACGAAGGAGCGCGGCTGGGAGTTCCAGCGGGTGGCCGCCGCCTTCGGCGAGCTGATGGCGCGCCTGGGCTACGAGCGGTACGGCACGCAGGGCGGCGACTGGGGTGCGGCCATCGCCCGTGAGCTCGGCCGCATCCACCGCGACCGGGTCATCGGTGTCCACCTCAACCTCCTGCCGGGTGCGGCCGCGCCCGAGGAGCCGGGCGCCGAGGTTCTGGCCGCCCTGAGCCCGGCGGAGCGCGAGCGGACGCACGCCTCCTGGGAGCGCAACAAGGTGTGGATCCGCGAGCGCCAGGGCTATGCCGACATCCAGGCGACACGGCCGCAGACCCTGGCGTACGGACTGACGGACTCCCCGGT is a genomic window containing:
- a CDS encoding MFS transporter — encoded protein: MPLLAKTPVDRMDTPYARRWWALLVLCLSLLIIVMANTSLIVAAPDMTRDLGLSSSDLQWVIDGYTVPYAALMLVLGAIGDKYSRRGALVVGLLIFGAGSVMGSLVDETGLVIAARGIMGVGAAVIMPATLSLLVATFPRKERGRAITAWTATSGLAIAVGPLVAGWLLENHAWGSTFLINVPIVVLTLVGALTLIPPSKAEGMGRLDFGGGLLSIVSIAALVYAIIEGPHFGWGTGPVAAAVVAAVGLLLFVLWELRHPQPMLDVRKFRIRSFSGSMLAVLFFFFGTFGSIYYATQHLQFVLGYGALDTGVRLLPLAGAVFVGAALTGRLTPKLGMKTTVVAGMVIGTVGVLLLTLIDTDSTYTDFVGPLVLLGVAIGLSVSPATDTIMSTFPENELGVGGGANDTALELGGSLGIAVLGSLLGTTYRSELTDLVGSRLPAAALDTATDSVGGGLAVAERLAQDPAVGPQQAQALLDAVHQAFAQAVSSTSLVGGITMGAGTLLVLFVLPGRRRRKASAEEAAAKTPEQETTTVG
- a CDS encoding epoxide hydrolase family protein yields the protein MTTSNDDSIRPFRIDIPQSELDDLHERLDRTRWPDELPGAGWDYGVPLGHLRELVRYWRHEYDWRAAEAALNAWPQFTTTVDGATIHFAHLRSPEPDATPLIVTHGWPGSVVEFAAVAGPLTDPRAHGGDPADAFHLVMPSIPGFGLSGPTKERGWEFQRVAAAFGELMARLGYERYGTQGGDWGAAIARELGRIHRDRVIGVHLNLLPGAAAPEEPGAEVLAALSPAERERTHASWERNKVWIRERQGYADIQATRPQTLAYGLTDSPVGQLAWIAEKFHEWTDKREHPEGAVDRDHLLTNVMLYWLTRTAGSSARIYYERAHAAYWGMPPDVSDAPTALAVFPMDNFIPLRHIGERTNTFVRWTEFDRGGHFPAMEVPDLLVGDVRAFFRSLAGRRQV
- a CDS encoding MFS transporter, which produces MLFPTSGVPARTRVPGPQIRRLERTLLVSAGFEDLILLYPVYALLFAEHGLSTAEISSLFAIWSLTGLLLEVPSGVWADVVSRRLLLIIGPLLSAAGFALWVVAPSYGAFAVGFVLWGTGGALRSGAQEALAYEELDRLGAASRYVGLMGRAGAVSMAATAVATAAAGPLFALGGYAALGTASVVACVLCAGAAALLPEHRSDDSAGQDDDAPDGGYAATLRTGLAEVRGSKAVRNALLMAILLTTVWGALDEYVPLLAMETGASTRDVPFLVLAVWVGVTLGSLLAARAERLAVRTTGAAVAVAGLVMAVGALSGSPYGFLLLASAFLVFQMADARLQAAITGPSRATVTSLAGLGTSVSTLLMYAAYGTASQYTGHGALFALFAVPYVVVAFAMARSVR
- a CDS encoding TetR/AcrR family transcriptional regulator, with translation MTKPAAREPQRSNSRSNRARILAVARRELAFNPDTTLEEIARAAGVVRRTVYGHFAGRTALLDALADEAAGVLRTAVDVATAPSEDPERAFARFLLTMWPIGDRYRMLLSLARRDLGMERVTDVLAPARREVTGILDRGQAAGTFHAHVPPDVLSAALEALTLSLLESLNTQAWKDNAEATAVTTLIAAGVPTERAETVVRELAESIDVVIEPDDTL